In the Flagellimonas sp. MMG031 genome, one interval contains:
- a CDS encoding formate--tetrahydrofolate ligase has product MTDLQIAKGVSLKHISSIAQKFGINPEQIEMFGKYKAKLPLKAINREKAQQSNLVLVSAISPTPAGEGKTTMSIGLSEGLNRLGKKSTVVLREPSLGPVFGIKGGATGGGHSQVLPMEDINLHFTGDFAAIEKAHNLLSAIIDNNIQSKTNSLMLDPRTIGWKRVMDMNDRSLRHIIVGLGGTTSGVPRETGFDITAASEIMAILCLAESLSDLKTRLGNIFVGYTYDKKPIYAKDLKAEGAMAALLKDAIKPNLVQTIEGNPAIIHGGPFANIAQGTNSVIATLMGMSHSEYTVTEAGFGFDLGAEKFFDIKCQSAGLTPKAVVLTTTIRALKYHGGADLKSLTEPNVAALKKGLPNLEKHLENIGKFKVVPVIAINKFTTDTDEEIAVIKELAASKGVRVAVANVWAKGGDGAEELAKNVIDIVDSGASAFQPLYDWKSSVKEKISTIATEIYGAEYVDYTAKAKADLRKIADLGLEQLPVCIAKTQKSLSDNPKLLGRPKDFIITVREIEIAVGAGFLIPITGDIMRMPGLPAHPASEKIDINDDGEITGLF; this is encoded by the coding sequence ATGACCGATTTACAGATTGCCAAAGGTGTTTCATTAAAACACATCTCTTCCATTGCCCAAAAATTCGGAATCAACCCCGAACAGATTGAAATGTTCGGAAAATACAAAGCAAAGCTTCCACTAAAGGCCATCAACCGCGAAAAGGCACAACAAAGTAATTTGGTTTTGGTATCGGCCATTTCGCCCACACCTGCGGGAGAAGGGAAAACCACCATGTCGATAGGTCTATCCGAAGGCTTGAACCGCCTAGGAAAAAAATCCACCGTTGTTTTGCGTGAGCCATCGCTGGGACCCGTTTTTGGGATTAAGGGCGGAGCTACAGGTGGTGGTCATTCCCAGGTACTGCCCATGGAGGACATCAACCTGCATTTTACAGGCGATTTTGCGGCCATCGAAAAGGCGCACAACCTCTTATCGGCCATTATCGACAATAATATTCAAAGCAAAACCAACTCCTTGATGCTCGATCCACGTACCATTGGATGGAAACGGGTGATGGACATGAACGATCGTTCCTTACGCCATATAATTGTTGGCTTGGGTGGAACTACTTCTGGCGTTCCCCGGGAAACGGGTTTTGATATTACCGCAGCATCCGAGATTATGGCCATTTTATGTTTGGCCGAAAGTCTGAGCGACCTCAAAACACGATTGGGCAATATATTCGTTGGTTACACTTATGATAAGAAACCCATCTACGCCAAGGATTTAAAGGCCGAAGGGGCCATGGCAGCACTATTGAAGGATGCCATTAAACCGAATTTGGTACAGACCATTGAAGGGAATCCGGCCATTATCCATGGAGGCCCCTTTGCCAACATTGCCCAGGGAACCAACTCCGTGATAGCTACGCTAATGGGGATGTCCCATTCAGAATACACCGTGACCGAAGCAGGGTTTGGATTTGATCTCGGAGCCGAAAAATTCTTTGATATCAAGTGTCAAAGTGCTGGCTTGACGCCAAAGGCGGTTGTACTCACCACGACCATTAGAGCCTTAAAATATCATGGTGGTGCCGATTTAAAATCGTTGACCGAACCCAATGTGGCTGCCTTGAAAAAAGGATTGCCCAATTTGGAAAAACACTTGGAGAACATCGGAAAGTTTAAGGTGGTGCCCGTAATTGCCATCAATAAATTTACTACCGACACGGATGAAGAAATCGCCGTCATTAAAGAACTGGCAGCATCCAAAGGTGTACGCGTAGCGGTTGCCAATGTTTGGGCCAAAGGTGGCGATGGTGCCGAAGAATTGGCAAAGAACGTCATCGATATTGTGGATTCAGGTGCTTCTGCATTCCAACCGCTTTACGATTGGAAGTCTTCCGTGAAGGAAAAAATATCCACCATTGCCACCGAAATCTACGGAGCAGAATATGTGGATTACACGGCCAAGGCCAAGGCTGACCTTCGAAAAATTGCGGATTTGGGGCTGGAGCAATTACCCGTTTGTATTGCCAAGACGCAGAAATCACTATCCGACAATCCGAAGCTTTTGGGTAGACCCAAGGATTTTATCATCACGGTACGCGAAATAGAAATAGCTGTAGGCGCGGGATTTTTGATTCCGATTACAGGCGACATTATGCGCATGCCCGGATTGCCAGCGCATCCAGCATCCGAGAAAATCGACATCAATGATGATGGCGAAATTACAGGTTTATTCTAA
- a CDS encoding exodeoxyribonuclease III — MKIASYNVNGIRAAMNKGFVDWLQTVSPDIICLQETKAMEDQVDTQLFEEAGYPHHYWFSAQKKGYSGVALLCKEKPDHVEFGTGIDYMDHEGRNIRADYGDLSIMSMYLPSGTNMDRLDFKLTYMADFQKYSEELRKERPNLIVCGDYNICHEAIDIHDPVRNKNVSGFLPVEREWIGNFMKSGFIDSFRHFNKEPDNYTWWSYRANARANNKGWRLDYGMVAEPLQDRLKRSVILSEAKHSDHCPILLEVEK; from the coding sequence ATGAAAATCGCATCATACAATGTCAACGGAATCCGTGCCGCAATGAACAAAGGATTTGTGGATTGGTTACAAACGGTTTCCCCCGATATCATCTGTCTTCAAGAGACCAAGGCCATGGAGGACCAGGTGGACACCCAACTTTTTGAGGAGGCTGGGTATCCCCATCACTACTGGTTCAGTGCCCAGAAAAAAGGATATAGTGGTGTGGCTTTACTTTGTAAAGAGAAGCCGGACCATGTGGAATTTGGTACGGGTATCGACTATATGGACCATGAAGGGCGAAATATCAGAGCCGACTACGGAGATCTGTCCATAATGAGCATGTATTTGCCTTCCGGGACCAATATGGACCGCTTGGATTTTAAATTGACCTACATGGCGGATTTTCAAAAATATTCCGAGGAGCTTCGAAAGGAACGTCCCAATCTCATTGTATGCGGGGATTACAATATTTGTCACGAAGCCATCGATATCCATGATCCCGTCCGAAACAAGAATGTGTCTGGATTTTTGCCCGTAGAACGCGAATGGATCGGCAATTTTATGAAAAGTGGCTTTATTGATAGTTTCCGACATTTCAACAAGGAACCCGACAATTATACCTGGTGGAGTTACCGCGCCAATGCCAGGGCCAATAATAAAGGATGGCGTTTGGATTATGGAATGGTGGCCGAGCCCTTGCAGGACCGATTGAAGCGTTCCGTAATCCTGTCCGAAGCCAAGCACAGCGATCATTGTCCCATTTTGTTGGAAGTGGAAAAATAA
- a CDS encoding DUF1801 domain-containing protein — protein MNEIDQYISQFPMEVQKQLQRIRTIIKKAAPDAVEQIVYGMPGYKTNGKPLVYFAGYKNHIGFYATPSGHEAFQKELSKYKQGKGSVQFPLNQTIPFDLIEQIVRFRVQENAEKS, from the coding sequence GTGAACGAAATCGATCAGTATATAAGTCAGTTTCCTATGGAGGTCCAAAAGCAATTACAGCGTATACGGACCATCATCAAAAAGGCAGCGCCCGATGCAGTGGAGCAAATAGTTTATGGTATGCCTGGATACAAAACTAATGGCAAACCTTTGGTTTACTTTGCCGGATATAAAAACCACATCGGTTTTTATGCAACCCCATCGGGACACGAGGCATTTCAAAAAGAGCTTTCAAAATACAAACAAGGAAAGGGTTCCGTACAGTTTCCTTTGAACCAGACTATTCCTTTTGACCTCATTGAACAAATCGTTAGGTTTAGGGTCCAAGAGAACGCAGAAAAATCATGA
- a CDS encoding GyrI-like domain-containing protein has translation MTPNITTLPKIHLIGQNIKTSFANDKTVELWRNFMSRKKEVRHQKDDNLYSVEIYPNSSFFDAFDPTKTFEKWAAISVSKIEEIPKNMEALTIPEGLYAVFNYKGKPSEAMDTFQYMYGEWLPNSAYEMDGRPFFALMGEAYKGEHPDSEESFWLPIKHKS, from the coding sequence ATGACGCCAAACATAACAACTTTACCCAAGATCCATTTAATAGGCCAGAACATCAAAACATCCTTTGCCAACGACAAAACCGTTGAGCTCTGGCGCAATTTTATGTCTCGTAAAAAAGAAGTACGACACCAAAAGGACGATAATCTCTATTCCGTTGAAATCTACCCCAACTCTTCCTTTTTTGATGCTTTTGACCCGACAAAGACATTTGAAAAATGGGCGGCTATTTCAGTTTCCAAAATAGAAGAAATACCAAAGAACATGGAAGCCTTGACCATACCCGAAGGACTGTATGCGGTATTCAATTACAAAGGAAAGCCAAGCGAGGCCATGGATACCTTCCAATATATGTATGGGGAATGGCTGCCAAATTCAGCATACGAGATGGATGGCCGACCATTTTTTGCACTCATGGGTGAAGCTTATAAAGGAGAGCATCCAGACTCGGAAGAAAGCTTTTGGCTTCCGATAAAGCATAAGTCATAG
- a CDS encoding glycine--tRNA ligase translates to MANQEDIFKKVISHAKEYGYVFQSSEIYDGLSAVYDYGQNGAELKKNIREYWWKAMVQLNENIVGIDAAIFMHPTTWKASGHVDAFNDPLIDNKDSKKRYRADVLIEDYVAKIEAKIDKEVTKATKRFGDSFDKEQFMSTNQRVMDYQEKADGILKRMGQSLAKEDLADVKALIEELEIACPLSGSKNWTDVKQFNLMFGTKLGASADNAMDLYLRPETAQGIFVNFLNVQKTGRMKIPFGIAQTGKAFRNEIVARQFIFRMREFEQMEMQFFIKPGTQMEWYEAWKEKRMKWHLSLGMGEENYRFHDHEKLAHYADAAADIEFKFPFGFKELEGIHSRTDFDLGKHEEYSGKKLQYFDHEENKSYTPYVLETSIGLDRMFLAVFSHALQEEELENGTTRTVLKIPAVLAPNKVAVLPLLKRDGLPEVAQKLVDELKWDFNVEYDEKDAVGRRYRRQDAAGTPFCVTVDHQTLEDDTVTIRHRDTMEQKRVKLSEVKDIISKEVDMRYWLQKI, encoded by the coding sequence ATGGCAAATCAGGAAGACATTTTTAAGAAGGTTATCTCCCATGCAAAGGAGTACGGATACGTATTTCAATCCAGTGAGATCTATGATGGACTCAGCGCTGTTTACGACTATGGTCAGAACGGGGCGGAGCTAAAAAAAAACATTCGCGAATATTGGTGGAAGGCCATGGTGCAGCTCAATGAGAATATCGTGGGCATCGATGCAGCCATATTTATGCATCCTACCACTTGGAAAGCCTCAGGCCACGTGGATGCCTTCAACGATCCATTGATCGATAACAAGGATTCCAAAAAAAGATACCGTGCCGATGTCCTTATCGAGGATTACGTAGCCAAAATCGAAGCCAAAATCGACAAAGAGGTGACCAAGGCCACCAAACGATTCGGTGACAGTTTTGATAAGGAGCAATTCATGTCTACCAATCAGCGGGTGATGGATTATCAGGAAAAGGCTGACGGTATCCTTAAGCGAATGGGACAATCCCTTGCCAAAGAGGATTTGGCCGATGTAAAGGCCCTGATCGAGGAGTTGGAGATTGCCTGTCCACTATCAGGATCAAAAAACTGGACCGATGTCAAGCAGTTTAACTTGATGTTCGGTACCAAATTGGGCGCTTCTGCAGACAATGCCATGGACCTTTATCTACGTCCGGAGACCGCACAAGGGATATTTGTCAACTTTTTGAACGTACAGAAAACGGGAAGGATGAAAATTCCGTTTGGGATAGCCCAAACAGGAAAAGCCTTCCGTAACGAAATCGTGGCCCGTCAGTTTATCTTCCGTATGCGTGAGTTTGAACAGATGGAGATGCAATTCTTCATCAAACCGGGCACACAAATGGAATGGTACGAAGCGTGGAAGGAAAAACGGATGAAGTGGCACCTTTCTTTGGGTATGGGAGAGGAGAACTATCGTTTCCACGATCATGAGAAATTGGCGCACTATGCTGATGCTGCCGCCGATATTGAATTCAAGTTCCCCTTTGGATTTAAGGAATTGGAAGGCATCCATTCCCGTACGGATTTCGATTTGGGCAAGCATGAAGAGTACTCGGGCAAAAAACTCCAGTATTTCGACCATGAGGAAAATAAGAGCTATACACCTTATGTGTTGGAGACTTCTATCGGATTAGACCGTATGTTCTTGGCGGTATTCTCCCATGCTCTGCAAGAGGAAGAGTTGGAAAACGGGACTACGCGCACCGTACTTAAGATTCCAGCAGTGCTCGCACCGAACAAAGTGGCTGTTCTACCATTGCTTAAGCGTGATGGTTTGCCTGAAGTCGCACAAAAGTTGGTGGATGAGCTTAAATGGGATTTTAATGTAGAGTATGATGAAAAGGATGCCGTGGGGCGTCGCTACCGTCGTCAAGATGCTGCAGGAACACCTTTCTGTGTGACCGTGGACCATCAAACCTTGGAAGATGATACAGTGACCATCCGCCACAGGGATACCATGGAACAAAAACGCGTAAAACTTTCAGAGGTGAAAGATATCATCTCCAAGGAAGTGGATATGCGCTATTGGCTGCAGAAAATCTAA
- a CDS encoding ComF family protein — translation MAKIINEINNILLPRACFGCNAQLFRGEHVLCAVCRHDVPLTDHNYLEENAVDRIFYGRIPIKKAASFVYFSKNGLVKNVLHWLKYKNQEQIGGFFGDWCGTLLKESGQLKDIDVVVPVPLHPKKLKKRGYNQVALFARHVAQHIGADYCDNWLIKTKNTKTQTKKGRQTRWESSKDAFALDFSKNISYTRVLLVDDVITTGATIESCARALLQVKGLEVSVLSMAVVPEG, via the coding sequence TTGGCTAAGATAATAAACGAGATTAACAACATCCTATTGCCAAGGGCATGTTTTGGATGTAATGCCCAATTATTTAGGGGAGAACACGTTTTGTGTGCCGTTTGTCGACATGATGTGCCACTCACCGATCATAACTATCTGGAAGAAAACGCTGTGGACCGCATATTTTATGGTAGAATTCCCATAAAAAAGGCGGCATCTTTCGTTTATTTCTCCAAAAATGGCCTAGTAAAAAATGTACTGCATTGGCTTAAGTACAAAAATCAAGAACAGATCGGTGGTTTTTTTGGGGATTGGTGCGGCACCCTTTTGAAAGAATCTGGCCAACTGAAGGATATTGATGTTGTAGTCCCGGTTCCCTTACACCCCAAGAAATTGAAAAAACGGGGGTATAACCAAGTGGCATTGTTCGCCCGCCACGTAGCGCAGCATATCGGAGCGGATTATTGCGACAATTGGCTGATTAAGACCAAGAACACCAAAACCCAGACCAAGAAAGGCCGGCAAACGAGATGGGAAAGTTCCAAGGACGCCTTTGCCCTCGACTTTTCCAAAAATATCTCCTATACAAGAGTTCTATTGGTCGACGATGTGATCACAACGGGTGCCACCATCGAGTCCTGCGCTCGGGCCTTGCTGCAGGTAAAAGGATTGGAAGTTTCTGTTTTGAGTATGGCGGTGGTGCCAGAGGGTTAA
- a CDS encoding cysteine hydrolase family protein, giving the protein MTSLVLIDIQLGLQETSFYGTERNHPNAEENCGRLLHFFRSKQLPVFHVKHNSTNLSSPLHPSKMSNNFHPAVEPLVSEPVLEKTVNSAFIGTDLELRLKALNITDIVVAGLTMEHCISTSVRMASNLGFHVTLVSDATAAFDKVGFDGNRYGADVIFHTELASLKDEFATIKDTDTLLEELDKSV; this is encoded by the coding sequence ATGACCTCACTTGTTTTGATAGACATCCAACTCGGTCTTCAGGAAACCTCCTTTTATGGCACGGAACGGAACCATCCAAACGCCGAAGAAAATTGTGGCAGGCTACTCCACTTTTTTAGATCCAAACAATTGCCCGTTTTCCACGTAAAGCATAACTCCACCAATCTAAGTTCGCCCTTGCATCCCAGCAAGATGAGCAATAATTTTCATCCAGCCGTAGAACCTTTGGTGAGTGAGCCCGTATTGGAAAAAACAGTGAATAGCGCTTTTATCGGAACAGACCTTGAGCTTCGTTTAAAAGCTTTGAACATCACCGATATCGTAGTGGCAGGGCTCACTATGGAGCACTGTATTTCCACTTCGGTGCGAATGGCCTCCAACTTGGGCTTTCATGTGACCTTGGTCTCCGACGCCACGGCAGCTTTCGACAAAGTGGGGTTTGACGGGAACCGATATGGCGCTGATGTAATCTTCCATACCGAATTGGCCAGCTTAAAAGATGAATTTGCCACCATCAAGGATACGGATACCTTGTTGGAAGAACTCGATAAATCAGTTTAA
- a CDS encoding SdpI family protein: MNLKKELPLIGIVLLPFVYLAYVWNQLPAQVPMHYNIEGEIDRYGNKSELILIPIMTSLLIYLIFLAVPYIDPKKQIQKMGGKYDTLKFIITTFMSILALFIIYTAKNQTLTDPDYILLGCGVLFLILGNYFKTLKANYFIGIRTPWTLESESVWKATHKLAGKIWFLGGLLIILSCLILDGKTNFIVFICITAIMVLVPVLYSYLLFRKQEA; this comes from the coding sequence ATGAATCTTAAAAAGGAACTACCGCTTATCGGAATCGTGCTGCTACCCTTTGTTTACTTGGCCTATGTTTGGAACCAACTACCGGCCCAAGTACCTATGCACTACAATATTGAGGGCGAAATAGACCGATATGGCAATAAGTCAGAACTCATCTTGATTCCAATTATGACCTCGTTGCTCATCTATCTGATTTTTTTGGCAGTTCCCTATATTGACCCCAAAAAACAGATTCAAAAAATGGGCGGCAAGTATGATACCTTAAAATTTATCATCACCACATTCATGTCCATCTTGGCGCTGTTCATCATCTATACTGCCAAAAATCAAACTTTGACAGACCCAGATTATATTTTATTAGGCTGTGGAGTTCTCTTCCTTATTTTAGGAAATTACTTTAAAACCCTAAAAGCGAATTATTTTATCGGTATCCGAACTCCATGGACCTTGGAATCTGAAAGTGTCTGGAAGGCGACCCATAAACTTGCCGGTAAAATTTGGTTCTTGGGCGGGCTGCTCATCATCCTATCCTGTCTCATTCTGGATGGCAAAACCAACTTTATTGTTTTTATATGCATAACCGCAATAATGGTATTGGTACCCGTGCTGTATTCCTATCTATTGTTTCGGAAACAGGAGGCGTAA
- a CDS encoding DUF3124 domain-containing protein, with product MKRLVFLIFPILIFSCVEDTKQEVSSIDPVNWNNRIASISVQDSLMQGISYLSVYSEIYSETEHRTHNLTSTISMRNTNLKDTIYINKAEYFDTEGSPIRSYFEEPIFIRPMETVEIVIDEKDRLGGTGANFLFHWSIKPTSNEPYFEGVMISTSGQQGLSFTTQGRRVE from the coding sequence ATGAAAAGACTTGTCTTCCTTATTTTCCCCATTTTGATTTTTTCCTGTGTTGAAGACACAAAGCAAGAGGTAAGTTCCATCGACCCCGTGAACTGGAACAATAGAATAGCGTCGATTTCTGTGCAAGATTCACTAATGCAAGGCATTTCCTATCTATCCGTGTATTCGGAGATTTACAGCGAAACGGAACATCGCACGCATAATTTGACAAGTACCATCAGTATGCGAAATACCAACCTAAAGGATACCATCTACATCAATAAGGCCGAATATTTTGATACCGAGGGAAGTCCCATCCGTAGCTATTTTGAGGAACCCATCTTTATCAGGCCCATGGAAACCGTGGAAATTGTAATCGATGAAAAGGACCGCTTGGGCGGAACAGGTGCTAACTTTCTTTTTCATTGGTCCATAAAACCCACCTCCAACGAACCTTATTTTGAAGGGGTCATGATTTCCACCTCGGGCCAGCAAGGCCTCTCCTTTACCACCCAAGGACGACGGGTGGAATAA
- a CDS encoding TonB-dependent receptor encodes MKLKTKGLPLFALLFVLQSFSQQNQPKDSITALEEVILTQDAIPKKATGITSSSKISAQTFERFNPTDIPSAINQISGVYILSGAINTNRITIRGVGARTPYGTNKLRMYFNGIPVTNGTGVSTIEAYDVEDLGAVEIIKGPKATAYGSNLGGAILLDTKASVEDKTQLINSFTVGSYNMLKDNLTFSHSESGLNISLSYNHLETDGFRQNSRFERDGLLLNTQFRTGQKSSMALLVNYIDYTAQIPSSINQTDFEEDPTRAPNNWLESQGFEANDYILTGLSHTYQFSETFENTTSIFYTYLDHYEPRPFNILDEFTNGFGLRSRFTGKWGKADFSFGGELYKDEYHWGTFENLYEENNGNGSLQGEQLSDNTEFRRQLNLFGTVTYPITTQLTAQFGLNVNKTHYDFRDLFNQGDTNASAERDFDAIILPNLGIRYQLKNGELYANLSRGFSNPSLEETLTPDGVINPDIAQETGTNYELGSTWQLWENKLSANVALYRMNVKNLLVAQRVGEDEFIGRNAGETRHQGFEVDVQYREKLSPSITFSPYLSYTLNDHSFVDFVNGDNDFSGNPLTGVPKNRLSSGIDFRHSSGLQLNLIHQFVDDIPLTDANTLSSDSFNVFHSKMSFATSISTHVNLGLNVGINNIFDTNYAQSVLINAVGFGGSQPRYYYPGNGRNYFGGFRLNYVF; translated from the coding sequence ATGAAATTGAAAACAAAAGGACTTCCCTTATTTGCTCTTTTATTTGTACTCCAAAGCTTTTCACAACAGAATCAACCCAAGGATTCCATTACTGCCCTGGAAGAAGTGATATTGACCCAAGATGCCATTCCCAAAAAGGCAACGGGCATCACGTCCTCGTCGAAAATTTCGGCCCAGACCTTTGAGCGGTTCAATCCTACCGACATTCCCTCGGCCATAAACCAGATTTCGGGAGTATACATTTTGTCTGGTGCCATCAATACGAATCGTATCACCATACGGGGCGTTGGGGCCAGAACTCCCTATGGCACAAATAAACTACGGATGTATTTTAACGGTATTCCAGTCACCAATGGAACCGGAGTCTCTACCATTGAAGCCTACGACGTGGAGGATTTGGGCGCCGTTGAGATCATCAAGGGACCAAAAGCCACGGCTTATGGTTCCAATTTGGGCGGAGCCATTTTATTGGACACCAAAGCTTCCGTAGAGGACAAGACCCAGCTTATCAATTCCTTTACCGTGGGATCCTACAATATGCTCAAGGACAACTTGACCTTTTCCCATTCCGAAAGTGGATTGAACATTTCCTTGAGCTACAATCATTTGGAAACGGATGGATTTAGACAGAACAGTAGGTTTGAACGTGATGGTCTATTGCTGAACACCCAGTTTCGAACTGGACAAAAGAGTAGCATGGCCCTTTTGGTCAATTATATCGATTATACGGCCCAAATTCCGAGTTCAATCAATCAAACGGACTTTGAAGAAGACCCCACAAGAGCTCCCAACAATTGGCTGGAATCACAAGGTTTTGAGGCAAATGATTATATTTTGACAGGTTTGTCCCATACCTATCAGTTCTCTGAAACCTTTGAGAATACCACCAGTATTTTTTACACCTACTTGGACCATTACGAACCAAGACCGTTCAATATTTTGGATGAATTTACCAATGGTTTTGGTCTTCGGAGTCGTTTTACTGGGAAATGGGGAAAGGCTGATTTCTCCTTCGGAGGTGAGTTGTACAAAGATGAATACCACTGGGGTACTTTCGAAAATTTGTACGAAGAAAACAATGGCAATGGCAGCTTACAAGGTGAACAATTGAGCGACAACACCGAGTTTAGACGACAGCTCAACCTTTTTGGAACGGTAACCTATCCCATCACCACACAACTTACCGCGCAATTTGGCCTCAATGTGAACAAGACACATTACGATTTTAGGGACCTGTTCAATCAAGGGGATACCAATGCATCCGCCGAACGCGATTTCGATGCCATTATACTTCCCAATCTAGGAATCCGCTATCAACTGAAAAACGGGGAACTCTACGCCAACCTGAGTAGGGGTTTTTCCAACCCCAGTTTAGAGGAAACTTTGACACCTGATGGCGTCATCAACCCAGATATTGCACAAGAAACAGGAACCAATTATGAACTGGGCAGTACCTGGCAACTATGGGAAAACAAACTCTCGGCCAACGTGGCCCTCTATCGAATGAACGTCAAAAATCTGCTGGTGGCCCAACGGGTGGGTGAAGATGAGTTTATTGGCCGAAATGCTGGCGAGACACGCCATCAAGGCTTCGAGGTGGATGTACAGTACCGGGAAAAACTTTCCCCGTCCATCACCTTTTCGCCCTACCTGAGCTACACGCTTAACGACCATAGTTTCGTGGATTTTGTGAATGGAGACAATGATTTTTCGGGCAATCCGCTTACGGGAGTCCCTAAAAACCGCTTAAGCTCTGGTATCGATTTTAGGCATTCCAGTGGATTGCAACTGAACCTCATCCATCAATTTGTGGATGACATTCCGTTAACGGATGCCAATACCCTCAGCAGCGATTCTTTTAATGTATTCCATTCCAAAATGAGCTTTGCCACTTCGATCTCAACCCATGTGAATTTGGGTTTGAATGTTGGCATCAACAATATATTTGACACTAACTATGCCCAATCGGTACTGATCAATGCCGTTGGATTTGGTGGTTCACAACCCCGATATTATTATCCGGGCAATGGCCGGAATTATTTTGGAGGGTTCCGATTGAACTATGTATTTTAA
- a CDS encoding autorepressor SdpR family transcription factor, which translates to MNKLFKALNDETRRQIVELLKEKDMNAGEIAERFDISKPSISHHLDILKQADLVSSEKRGQFVEYSLNTTILEDLINWILTLKK; encoded by the coding sequence ATGAACAAACTGTTCAAAGCCCTCAATGATGAAACTCGAAGACAAATTGTGGAACTCCTTAAAGAAAAGGATATGAATGCCGGGGAGATTGCAGAAAGATTTGATATTTCAAAACCGAGTATTTCGCATCATTTGGACATACTGAAGCAAGCCGACTTGGTGAGTAGCGAAAAAAGGGGGCAGTTTGTGGAATACTCCCTCAACACCACCATTTTGGAAGATTTGATCAACTGGATACTAACCTTAAAGAAATAA